The Thermoanaerobaculia bacterium DNA window GACCGGCCGCTGCCGGCCCAGATCGCGGACTGGTTCGGGCGGGCCGCCCGCCTCGACTTCGGGAACTCGTTCCAGGACCATCGCCCCGTCGCGAGCCGGATCGCCGAGGCGCTCCCGTACACTCTCGCGCTCAACGCGCTCGCGCTCTTCCTCGCGCTCGCGATCGCCGTTCCGCTCGGCGTCGCGCAGGCGCGCCGCGCCGGCTCGAGGTTCGACCGCGTCTCCGCGCGCGTCGTCTTCCTCCTCTACTCGACGCCCTCGTTCTGGATGGCGATGATCCTGATCACGGTGTTCTCGGTGCGGCTGGAATGGCTGCCGCTCTTCGGCGTCGCCTCCGACCCGGCGCCGGCCGGTTGGGGGGCCGCGCTCCTCGACCGGCTCGCGCACCTCGCGCTCCCGCTCGCCTGCCTCACGTACGGCACCCTCGCCTTCCTGACGCGGCTCGTGCGGTCGAGCGTCCGCGAAGAGCTCTCGCGCGAATACGTGCTCGCGGCGCGCGCGCGAGGGCTCTCGGAGTCCCGGGCGCTCTGGCGCCACGCGTTCCGCAACGCCCTGCTGCCGCTCGTCACGGTCA harbors:
- a CDS encoding ABC transporter permease gives rise to the protein MTAYLLRRLLLAIPTLAGIVLAVFLLMRIAPGDPASAAGRLAHRRFSRAAAEAMRRTYGLDRPLPAQIADWFGRAARLDFGNSFQDHRPVASRIAEALPYTLALNALALFLALAIAVPLGVAQARRAGSRFDRVSARVVFLLYSTPSFWMAMILITVFSVRLEWLPLFGVASDPAPAGWGAALLDRLAHLALPLACLTYGTLAFLTRLVRSSVREELSREYVLAARARGLSESRALWRHAFRNALLPLVTVMGLVLPGLLSGSVIVEQIFAWPGLGRLYFDAVLARDYPVVLGLTFVTAVATLAATFAADLLYAVVDPRVRYG